CCTGCGATACTTTTCGCTCGGGTGCAATTGAACAACTCGGAGTACATGTGAAAAATCTCCAAAGTTTGAAGGGTAGCTCCATTGAATTATTTGCACAGGGATATGGTAAAGACTCGAGCTTTGTTGTTAAGAACGCTGTTGAGTATGCCAAGCAAAATAGTTTTGATGTTATATTAATTGATACTGCTGGCCGGAGACATAACGATCAAAGGCTTATGGGATCATTGGAAAAGGTAATTACTTACAAAATTGATTAAGTATTGAGTCTTCTACTAAGATAGAATTGTTTGAACTTTGAACTAACATAACAGTTTACTAAAGCTACTAAGCTggataaaatttttcaagtgGCAGAAGCATTAGTAGGAACAGATTCCTTAGCACAAGCAAAACATTTCCAAGCTTCCCTTTATCATCGCCCATTGGAtggttttattatttctaaaGTTGATACTGTGGGTCAGCTAGTTGGTGTTATGGTTGGCATGGTATACGCGGTAAGGGTACCTATCATATTCGTAGGCATTGGACAAACTTACAGTGATCTTCGTACATTATCAGTCGACTGGGTAGTTGATCAACTGATGAAGTAAGCCATTAAATGTTTACCTTTAACTATAAGATTTTTTACCATATTATATTAATGGGATATCAATTACTTTGgtaacaatttttttaagcttaattgtttttttatttgttcgTTGAATCAGTATTCGAGATTTAGTTTTGTATTGGTTTCCGTTTAGTACCTTTCGCAGTGCGCGTGTGGGTCAATTTAGCGATTTCAAATATTCTAATATCAAACCGCTAAAATCTTGTTTTTCTCATTTCATTCATTCAGCGATTAAAAtacttaaaaatattaaaaaacatgggcatattaaagaaaactaTCTTTATAGGAGGTATATACGGTCTAGGTGTCTACATTGGTGCGGTAGCTTGGAGGTTGAGGAAAGATGTTCTCAATTATGAATCGCGACAGAAGTCAGACTTATTAATTCCGAACAGCAATAGtatttcaatttataatcAAATTGCTGATAAATATAGCAGAAAAATTACGCGAGAGGAAATATTTTCTGgaatatattttcttcGATATTTCCTCTTACGAAATGCGAAGGGTGATGTATTAGAAGTTGGGAGTGGACCAGGTACTAATTTCCCATTTTACAagtggaaaaaaattaacacTCTAACACTGGTTGAGCCGGCTGAAAAAATGCGTGAAATTGCAGATGCTCGtgctaaaaaaaaggtaccTCCAAATGTATTGTATCGACAATTTGCAGACTTGCGTCAGCTTCCGCCAAACCAAAGTTATGACACTATCATTCAAACATTTTGTATTTGCTCTCAAGAAAAAGCGGTCGAACAATTAAATAACTATCGCTCTTTATTGCGTTCCGATGGTCGTATTTTACTGATAGAACATGGCAAAGGAAAATACAAGTTCCTAAATAGAATTTTAAATGCATATGCGGAATCACATTATGAGTCTTGGGGATGTGTTTGGAATCGAGACATTGAACAATTATTAGAAGATTCTGAACTGACCATAGATTCTTGTAAGCGTTTCAACTTTGGTACTACATATGTGATTGAAGCAcattagtttttttaattaatgatATATTAtatcatatttttatgtaattaaaataaacaaagctTTATACAAGCATAAAAGGTTTGAGgacttttattattaagaGATGACTACGGGCGATAGCTCATCCAACCTTCCATACTCTacattttttgcttcagTGCGTCGCATATTTAATATCTACgaaatattcattaaaatttggtattttgatcattattttattaaaggaGGTTTTCTGCCAggttttattaaagtttattgtaaaaaaactGTCTAAAGAAGTTTTATAATGGAAGATGAAAACATATTGCGGAATGCTGTCAATCTACAAGTActgaaatttcattatccTGAGATTGAAAGCATTATTGATATTGCTTCTCACGTAGCTGTGTACCAATTTGATGTTGGCTCGCAAAAATGGGTAAGTTAACAAAACGGTGACAACGAAATCAATATCAAGTCGTATTTAGGAAAGCatatgaacaaaaaaataaacacatTTTATATCACTGGATTTGACTATGTGAATTTTTCCATTTGTCGATATATAGAAAGTAAACTGCTTTGATATATCGTTTAACAATGGAATTTTAAGATACGAACTTTACTTTATTGatcaaaaatgaatatagTCTTTTATTCTACgtttatgtttttatttaactcGTTGCTAACGTTCAAGTTAAAAACCTCAATTGAAGgaactttttttctagTTAAAGACCAAAGAGCCAGAGTTGGATATGTCATATTGAACAGAAATTCACCAGAAAACctctatttatttattaatcaTCCGAGTAATGTGCACCTTGTCGACCGATACCTAATTCACAGAACTGAAAATCAGCACGTTGTGGGTCTATGGATGTTTGATCCAAATGATATGTCTCGCATATTTAATATAGTGAAAGAAAGTTTATTAAGGTAAAATGTGGcttctattttatttcaacaGAAAGGAATAGCAGTTCTTGAGCCGGTAAATCACCATTCAAATCAGAGTCATtctgaaaacaaatatctCTCGTTtatgtttaataaaagcTATTTAATATCCAGtctgtaattttttgtgCCAAATTACAATTGGCAACATGTTTAATAGATATAACAATCTGATTgataatcaaattttattttaacgtaattaaaaaaaaatttgattataGCAAACAATTCTAAAGCGATTAGCAAAACaactttttataattgatATTTAACGAACTGTACTCATCGGGATAATTACTCTTTCCCAACTCTCAGCTAGACATTCACGCGTAGACATGTGGTAAGTTATTGGATTACAATCCTAGTTTTTCAGCTTAAATTCTATCATTGCTAAGAAAAGGACCTTgttaaaatgaattttccAAAGCTATCTTTTTCAGGCGCTATTATTAAGTTTATTGTATGTTGACTAACAGTTTATAGCAAGCATGTTTTAAACGCTCAGGTGTCGATTCGCACAGCCTGCTGCCGTCGCTGGATAGATTGCATTGAATGTCATAATGAAATCGCTGATCACCCTTTGCTCAAAACCTCAGAACTTACCCTGATATGTAAAAAATGTCGAAAAGCTTTTAGAATCCAATTTGATCAAACTATGGATGAAAGCGATGAGTATTGTCCGAAGTATGTTTGCATTATACAGATTCAAGTGTTTGAATCAAACTGAATGCTGTCATTTTtaccaaaagtttttataGCGTATATACTAACTTGACAAAGCTGCGACAATCATTTTGTTATAGATGCAATTACCAAAGTTGAAAAGCCGAAGGCTCCCATTTCACCTAAATTAGATTTACGAATGTTAAATCAGGAAGAGAAAGAGTTAGAGGAATTGCTGGACGAAACCACGCGTCTTGGTTAAGTTATTAGTTTAAAAGAGTGTAGACTGTTATATCATTTACGCATACTGAgccaaattgaaaataattcagGATGCTCTAGATCCATTCCGTTTTTAAAGGTGGTAATTTTTGGTCTTACAACATAAAAATATGAGTAAGCTTCGGTTTTACGGGAGAAAAGATGTTGAATTTAGGAACACGCGTACTTTAATTTCTAAGTCATAAATTGTTCATAatgtttatattattattcactataaatatcataaataattttgtagCCGGTTTTCcagttataaaaaaaaaataaattaaagtaTCTTGGATACtgagagaaaaaagagaacACAAATGAAATTGTCATGACTTTGAAAAGATCAAGAAACTATTATTAGAAAGATGAGACAAATGTTGtgaaacattttaaaatctgGTAATCAGTTTGGCTTTGATTCATTAAACAACGTTGAATGGAATGATGCATCGTAAAATAAGGAAAtaacaaatatatatacaaaaaaccGTGTTAAGAACCGATCGAAAATTCAAGCTTGGATTGTgtaatcaatttcaaaataaggAAGCATAGTAGAAacaaacttcaaaaataaaaccatGTATTGATCAACGCGAATTGGATCATTTCTTTCCCGATGTTGTTTTATTAGTTTAAGCAATACACTAGCATGTTTGCAAGGATGTACACTTGCCATTGTGTTGTGAGAGTGATAATGAGGAAATGGCTCCATCGTAACAGTTTTCCCAGCATGTTCTCCAGAAACGTCCTCATAAATATCTTTCATTGTTAATAATTGTCCACCAGCGTTCCATCCTCGAAGGAATAACCGAGGAGTCCTATAGTATTTGTCGTAAACAATATATAAATCATAATAACGGCCTTCATCCTCTTTTATAACAGGAGAAACCATTTGGTCATcgtcttcttcatctttcaGTGGCAAAGGTCCTGAATCAGACAATTCTTTGGATTGACCCTTGAGTCGTTCCGCCGAAGCAATATCGCTAGTATCGCTATGAATACTGCTGATCGCATCATCATCTTGATCATCATCCTTATTTCTTGTATCATCAGTTTCAATATCCACCCATTCTTCGTTAACTCCAATATTTATGTTTCGTTGAACGCAGAAAACTAATTTAACACAGTTAGTTGAGCACGAATGAAAACAAGCATTACCATGTCGAGTTACTAAATACTGTTTATCTTTAGGTAAAAATCCCCGAATTCTATCTCCACATTCCCAACTCCAGGTGGGAAACTTGCTGACCAAATAATCACCAGC
This region of Schizosaccharomyces pombe strain 972h- genome assembly, chromosome: II genomic DNA includes:
- the atg3 gene encoding autophagy-associated protein Atg3 encodes the protein MAQRLTSAFLNWREHITPASKTSDFENTGMISPEEFVLAGDYLVSKFPTWSWECGDRIRGFLPKDKQYLVTRHVFCVQRNINIGVNEEWVDIETDDTRNKDDDQDDDAISSIHSDTSDIASAERLKGQSKELSDSGPLPLKDEEDDDQMVSPVIKEDEGRYYDLYIVYDKYYRTPRLFLRGWNAGGQLLTMKDIYEDVSGEHAGKTVTMEPFPHYHSHNTMASVHPCKHASVLLKLIKQHRERNDPIRVDQYMVLFLKFVSTMLPYFEIDYTIQA
- the oms1 gene encoding methyltransferase, with product MGILKKTIFIGGIYGLGVYIGAVAWRLRKDVLNYESRQKSDLLIPNSNSISIYNQIADKYSRKITREEIFSGIYFLRYFLLRNAKGDVLEVGSGPGTNFPFYKWKKINTLTLVEPAEKMREIADARAKKKVPPNVLYRQFADLRQLPPNQSYDTIIQTFCICSQEKAVEQLNNYRSLLRSDGRILLIEHGKGKYKFLNRILNAYAESHYESWGCVWNRDIEQLLEDSELTIDSCKRFNFGTTYVIEAH
- the dcp1 gene encoding mRNA-decapping complex regulatory subunit Dcp1, with product MEDENILRNAVNLQVLKFHYPEIESIIDIASHVAVYQFDVGSQKWLKTSIEGTFFLVKDQRARVGYVILNRNSPENLYLFINHPSNVHLVDRYLIHRTENQHVVGLWMFDPNDMSRIFNIVKESLLR
- the hot15 gene encoding protein TIM chaperone; translated protein: MCKHVLNAQVSIRTACCRRWIDCIECHNEIADHPLLKTSELTLICKKCRKAFRIQFDQTMDESDEYCPNCDNHFVIDAITKVEKPKAPISPKLDLRMLNQEEKELEELLDETTRLG